Proteins from one Telopea speciosissima isolate NSW1024214 ecotype Mountain lineage chromosome 1, Tspe_v1, whole genome shotgun sequence genomic window:
- the LOC122648561 gene encoding serine/threonine receptor-like kinase NFP codes for MAIPFTIQQGNTYFDLSNNQFQELTNYQSVEFVNPSLDPTKLQVGIDVVFPVFCNRPNQTQMQSGIKYFISYVYHPSDTIASIAAKFGLNTQSIIDVNGQNIVPSSVIFLPVSQIPPLDQPYIPRKSKSTTEDEDHYVLGLEIGLGLSCFLLAILILLMGFFYKREILLKLFKGTRDDQEKQLRALRKNFITDVSQSLDKYGVYEIQDLRRATAGFNQSCLIQGSVYKGRIGGVFYAIKRMKWNACEELKILKKVNHGNLVRLEGFCIHPEVGSCYLVYDYVENGSLYSWLHEENRTMKLDWKTRLRITIDVANGLQYIHEHTRPRVVHKDIKTSNILLDGSMRAKIVNFGLAKSGCNAVTMRIVGTHGYIAPEYLADGVLTTKMGVFAFGVVLLELVSGKEAINEEGKLLWMNIEKVSEEEEEEDEKDEKLKEWVDKFLLEEIPCPIESIMNVMNVAIACVQRDPSKRPTMDDTVYNLSKSEALCLDYSESYT; via the exons ATGGCAATCCCATTTACAATCCAACAAGGTAACACCTACTTTGACCTTTCCAACAATCAGTTCCAAGAATTGACAAATTATCAAAGTGTGGAATTTGTTAACCCTTCTCTTGATCCCACCAAACTCCAAGTTGGAATCGACGTTGTTTTTCCAGTGTTCTGCAACCGTCCCAACCAAACCCAAATGCAGTCTggaataaaatatttcattagctaTGTTTACCATCCATCTGATACCATAGCTTCCATTGCTGCGAAATTTGGACTCAATACACAATCTATAATTGATGTAAATGGGCAGAACATCGTTCCATCGAGTGTCATCTTTCTTCCAGTCTCTCAAATTCCTCCTCTAGATCAACCTTATATTCCTCGAAAATCTAAATCGACTACGGAGGATGAAGATCATTATGTTTTGGGGTTGGAAATCGGGTTGGGACTTTCGTGCTTTCTATTAGCAATATTGATTTTGCTTATGGGTTTCTTTTATAAACGGGAGATTCTCTTGAAGCTTTTCAAAGGAACAAGAGATGACCAGGAGAAACAGCTGCGGGCACTGAGGAAGAATTTCATAACTGATGTTTCACAATCCTTGGATAAGTATGGAGTGTATGAGATTCAAGATTTGAGACGAGCAACTGCTGGATTCAACCAAAGCTGTTTAATTCAAGGCTCTGTTTATAAAGGGCGCATCGGTGGAGTGTTCTATGCCATTAAGAGGATGAAATGGAACGCCTGTGAAGAGCTGAAGATCTTAAAAAAG GTAAACCATGGTAACCTAGTGAGGCTTGAAGGTTTCTGCATACACCCTGAGGTTGGAAGCTGCTATCTAGTGTATGATTATGTTGAGAATGGATCTCTTTATTCATGGCTTCATGAGGAAAACAGAACAATGAAGTTGGATTGGAAGACAAGGTTACGTATCACCATTGATGTTGCTAATGGTCTTCAATACATACATGAACACACGAGGCCAAGGGTGGTACATAAAGATATCAAGACTAGTAACATTCTATTAGATGGAAGCATGAGAGCCAAGATTGTGAATTTTGGACTAGCAAAATCTGGTTGTAATGCTGTAACCATGAGAATTGTTGGCACTCATGGTTATATTGCACCAGAGTATCTAGCAGATGGAGTTTTAACGACGAAAATGGGTGTTTTTGCTTTTGGGGTGGTTTTGCTTGAGCTAGTTTCTGGAAAGGAAGCCATTAATGAGGAAGGGAAGTTACTTTGGATGAATATAGAAAAAGTttcagaggaagaggaagaggaagatgagaaggatgagaagttgaaggaatGGGTGGATAAGTTTCTTCTGGAAGAGATTCCATGCCCAATAGAGAGTATCATGAATGTTATGAATGTTGCCATTGCCTGTGTACAGAGAGACCCTTCTAAGAGACCAACCATGGATGATACTGTTTATAATCTATCAAAGAGTGAAGCTTTGTGTTTGGACTACTCTGAGTCATATACCTAA
- the LOC122648571 gene encoding putative pentatricopeptide repeat-containing protein At5g37570, whose protein sequence is MGGRSWGRIEEDRIIRLVSKCKDARQLKQIHAHVVVNGQSQNSFLNTKFIREFTAFGDLRHARAVIDSIQCPNVYLWTAMIRGYSKQSNSQSCCREAVVIYAQMHRRIGSAMARDQALTFALSSVLKACTLLVTLKQGMQIHNNVVKYGCDEEIRIQTSLIDFYAKCGLAKEARQVFDRMTIRDIQAWNTMIAGYAFVGNMDAAGSLFQVMPERNLFTWEVMLTGYAKVDEMDYARELFDDMCSCRLQMSVNVVIYTAMITGYAKCGDVLAARSLFDGMVERDAATWNAMISAYSKVGFFDEAVDLFRLMLKMGRDVKPNHTTIASVVAACAQSGSIKLAQWIKDYINSRGSELLNTHTVTALIDMHAKCGDPDMAYEVFKSWKDKDVVCYSSMISGFGMHGRGMEALKIFSQLKEDGLNPDSVCFIVVLSACSHAGLIDEGKQYFKSMQNDYSITPTADHYMCLVDLLGRAGHILEAYGIIVDVMPPVKPHAGVWGSLLSACRVYNNVEIGEVAGKHLLEIEPNNAGNYVLLSNIYAKAHMWDEVAKVRALMRERGMKKPPGASWIEFNGKTHKFLTSDVQDHHMEIIMQVLALELKAQGYLPGMDHED, encoded by the coding sequence ATGGGTGGTCGCAGTTGGGGTAGGATAGAGGAGGATCGAATTATTCGATTAGTAAGCAAATGCAAGGATGCAAGGCAACTGAAGCAAATTCACGCTCATGTAGTTGTGAATGGACAATCTCAGAACAGTTTCTTGAACACCAAGTTTATCCGTGAATTCACAGCTTTTGGCGATTTAAGACACGCCCGTGCTGTCATTGACAGTATTCAGTGCCCAAATGTGTACTTGTGGACAGCCATGATCAGGGGCTACTCGAAACAGTCCAACTCCCAATCATGTTGCAGAGAAGCAGTGGTGATATACGCTCAGATGCACCGCCGCATTGGTTCTGCTATGGCTAGAGACCAGGCCCTCACCTTTGCTTTGTCGTCTGTGTTGAAGGCATGCACTTTATTAGTGACCTTGAAGCAGGGAATGCAGATCCACAACAATGTTGTCAAATACGGTTGTGATGAGGAAATTCGCATCCAGACATCGCTCATTGATTTCTATGCTAAATGTGGACTTGCGAAAGAAGCACGACAGGTATTCGATAGAATGACTATTAGGGACATTCAGGCTTGGAATACCATGATTGCTGGGTATGCATTTGTTGGAAACATGGATGCTGCGGGGTCTTTATTCCAAGTAATGCCGGAGAGAAACCTTTTCACATGGGAGGTGATGCTCACCGGTTATGCCAAAGTGGATGAGATGGATTATGCTAGGGAACTCTTCGATGACATGTGCTCGTGTCGATTGCAGATGAGCGTCAATGTTGTTATCTACACGGCCATGATCACAGGCTATGCAAAATGTGGTGACGTTTTGGCTGCAAGATCTTTGTTTGATGGGATGGTAGAGAGGGATGCAGCTACATGGAATGCAATGATCTCTGCTTACTCTAAGGTGGGGTTCTTTGATGAAGCTGTGGATCTCTTCCGTCTCATGTTAAAGATGGGAAGAGATGTGAAACCTAACCATACGACAATTGCTAGCGTAGTGGCTGCATGTGCTCAATCGGGCTCAATCAAATTGGCACAATGGATCAAAGACTACATCAACAGCCGAGGGAGCGAGCTATTGAATACCCACACAGTGACGGCACTCATAGACATGCATGCCAAGTGTGGCGATCCAGACATGGCCTACGAAGTATTCAAGAGCTGGAAGGACAAAGATGTAGTTTGTTACAGCTCCATGATATCAGGTTTCGGTATGCACGGGCGTGGCATGGAGGCTCTAAAGATCTTTTCTCAGCTGAAGGAAGACGGGTTGAATCCTGACAGTGTTTGCTTCATTGTGGTCTTGTCTGCTTGTAGCCATGCAGGTTTGATAGACGAGGGAAAACAATACTTCAAGTCCATGCAAAATGATTACTCAATTACCCCAACTGCGGATCACTACATGTGCTTGGTTGACCTGCTAGGCCGTGCCGGCCACATCTTGGAGGCTTACGGAATCATTGTCGATGTCATGCCACCGGTTAAACCTCATGCTGGTGTATGGGGTTCCTTACTCAGTGCATGTAGAGTCTATAACAACGTTGAGATTGGCGAGGTAGCTGGGAAACATTTGCTAGAGATAGAACCAAACAATGCCGGTAACTATGTCCTGCTTTCAAATATCTATGCGAAGGCACATATGTGGGATGAAGTGGCCAAGGTGAGAGCCCTCATGAGGGAACGTGGAATGAAGAAGCCTCCAGGTGCTAGCTGGATTGAATTCAATGGCAAGACCCACAAATTCCTGACTAGTGATGTTCAGGATCATCACATGGAAATTATTATGCAAGTTTTGGCCTTGGAGTTGAAGGCTCAGGGGTACCTTCCTGGCATGGACCATGAGGACTGA
- the LOC122648719 gene encoding sec-independent protein translocase protein TatB-like: MFGISYGELFLIVGAAAGLIGPKDLPIIARTAGRLAGTAIGYVQLARGQLENVLQESQASQVHKELKETMEQLEAIRYEIRSISTMNPGPLTRRLMENPEPTSPGSGITTL; this comes from the exons ATGTTTGGGATTTCGTACGGTGAGCTCTTCCTCATTGTTGGAGCGGCCGCTGGTCTAATCG GTCCCAAGGATCTCCCAATCATCGCTAGAACAGCAGGAAGGTTAGCTGGCACAGCAATCGGGTACGTTCAACTTGCTCGTGGTCAGCTTGAAAATGTTCTGCAGGAGTCTCAAGCTAGCCAG GTACACAAAGAACTCAAAGAAACAATGGAACAACTAGAAGCAATTCGTTATGAAATCCGAAGCATATCTACCATGAATCCGGGTCCATTGACTCGTAGGCTAATGGAAAATCCAGAGCCTACTTCACCTGGCAGTGGTATTACCACCCTTTAG
- the LOC122648580 gene encoding serine/threonine receptor-like kinase NFP: MSLKRVNLCFSPILVLLFCWFYPIQAQQNITNYQCSEDQSNFPCQAYVFYKAMAPDFLTLAKIGDLFGVSRIMISSPSNISFPASHLLPNQSLFVPVTCSCNSNNLFYANIPYAIQPGNTYFDLANNQFQELTNYQSVEFVNPSLDPTKLQIGIDVVFPVFCNCPNQTQMQSGINYFISYVYHPSDTIASIAAKFGLNTQSIIDVNGQNIVPSSVIFLPVSQIPPLDQPYIPRKSKSTTEDEDQYVLGLEIGLGLSCFLLAILILLMGFFYRREILLKLFKGTRDDQEKQLRALRKNFITDVSQSLDKYGVYEIQDLRRATAGFNQSCLIQGSVYKGRIGGVFYAIKRMKWNACEELKILKKVNHGNLVRLEGFCIHPEVGSCYLVYEYVENGSLYSWLHEENRTMKLDWKTRLRIAIDVANGLQYIHEHTRPRVVHKDIKTSNILLDGSMRAKIANFGLAKSGCNAVTMRIVGTHGYIAPEYLADGVVTTKMDVFAFGVVLLELVSGKEAINEEGKLLWMNIERISEEEEDVKDEKLKEWVDKFLLEEIPCPIESIMNVMNVAIACVQRDPSKRPTMVDTVYNLSKSEALCFDYSESYA; encoded by the exons atgagtttgaaaagaGTGAATCTCTGCTTCTCTCCCATCCTGGTCCTCCTCTTCTGTTGGTTTTATCCAATCCAAGCCCAACAAAACATCACAAACTACCAGTGCTCAGAGGACCAATCCAACTTTCCATGTCAAGCCTATGTATTCTACAAAGCCATGGCTCCAGACTTTCTGACCCTCGCCAAAATTGGTGATCTCTTTGGTGTAAGCCGAATAATGATATCAAGTCCCAGCAACATCTCCTTTCCAGCCTCTCATCTCCTCCCAAACCAGAGCCTTTTTGTCCCTGTGACATGCTCTTGCAACTCCAACAATCTCTTCTATGCCAACATCCCCTACGCAATCCAACCGGGTAACACCTACTTTGACCTTGCCAACAATCAGTTCCAAGAATTGACAAATTATCAAAGTGTGGAATTTGTTAACCCTTCTCTTGATCCcaccaaactccaaattggaatCGACGTCGTTTTTCCAGTGTTCTGCAACTGTCCCAACCAAACCCAAATGCAGTCTGGCATAAATTATTTCATTAGCTATGTTTACCATCCATCTGATACCATAGCTTCCATTGCTGCAAAATTTGGACTGAATACACAATCTATTATTGATGTAAATGGGCAGAACATCGTTCCATCGAGTGTCATCTTTCTTCCAGTCTCTCAAATTCCTCCACTAGACCAACCTTATATTCCTCGAAAATCTAAATCGACTACGGAGGACGAAGATCAATATGTTTTGGGGTTGGAAATTGGGTTGGGACTTTCGTGCTTTCTATTAGCAATATTGATTTTGCTTATGGGTTTCTTTTATAGACGGGAGATTCTCTTGAAGCTTTTCAAAGGAACAAGAGATGACCAAGAGAAACAGCTGCGGGCACTGAGGAAGAATTTCATAACTGATGTTTCACAATCCTTGGATAAGTATGGAGTGTATGAGATTCAAGATTTGAGACGAGCAACTGCTGGATTCAACCAAAGCTGTTTAATTCAAGGCTCTGTTTATAAAGGGCGCATCGGTGGAGTGTTCTATGCCATTAAGAGGATGAAATGGAATGCCTGTGAAGAGCTGAAGATCTTAAAAAAG GTAAACCATGGTAACCTAGTGAGGCTTGAAGGTTTCTGCATACACCCTGAGGTTGGAAGCTGCTATCTAGTGTATGAGTATGTTGAGAATGGGTCTCTTTATTCATGGCTTCATGAGGAGAACAGAACAATGAAGTTGGATTGGAAGACAAGGTTACGTATCGCCATCGATGTTGCTAATGGTCTTCAATACATACATGAACACACAAGGCCAAGGGTGGTACATAAAGATATCAAGACTAGTAACATTCTATTAGATGGAAGCATGAGAGCCAAGATTGCGAATTTTGGACTAGCAAAATCTGGTTGTAATGCTGTAACCATGAGAATTGTTGGCACTCATGGTTATATTGCACCAGAGTATCTAGCAGATGGAGTTGTAACGACGAAAATGGATGTTTTTGCTTTTGGGGTGGTTCTGCTTGAGCTAGTTTCTGGAAAGGAAGCCATTAATGAGGAAGGGAAGTTACTTTGGATGAATATAGAAAGAATttcagaggaagaggaagatgtgaaggatgagaagttgaaggaatGGGTGGACAAGTTTCTTCTGGAAGAGATTCCATGCCCAATAGAGAGTATCATGAATGTTATGAATGTTGCCATTGCCTGTGTACAGAGAGACCCTTCTAAGAGACCAACCATGGTTGATACTGTTTATAATCTATCAAAGAGTGAGGCTTTGTGTTTTGACTACTCTGAGTCATATGCCTAA